Proteins encoded together in one Telopea speciosissima isolate NSW1024214 ecotype Mountain lineage chromosome 4, Tspe_v1, whole genome shotgun sequence window:
- the LOC122660009 gene encoding uncharacterized protein LOC122660009, whose amino-acid sequence MALAFPRLSWWLWSGKDRETNVSSCASLNSSSDLGLGVRESDNVKFPSVKGGKMHSTPRRIKRKWHSREERRIDREYDVVLVPSDGGCLSGSESDDSDWSIGWLEPHAPDFLSDDETENSFAVLVPCYGRGRRELVEVNSPKTQFLGAIGNLPNTASHFLESKKYIEEWLSSLQNN is encoded by the exons ATGGCTCTGGCTTTCCCTCGATTATCTTGGTGGTTGTGGAGTGGAAAAGATCGCGAAACTAACGTCTCCTCTTGCGCTTCTTTAAATTCTTCATCTGATTTGGGATTGGGTGTGCGAGAGTCCGATAATGTGAAATTTCCTTCAGTGAAGGGGGGTAAGATGCACTCCACGCCGAGAAGGATTAAGCGGAAATGGCACAGCAGAGAAGAGCGAAGAATCGACAGGGAATATGATGTGGTGCTGGTTCCATCCGATGGTGGGTGTTTATCGGGATCTGAATCTGACGACTCCGactggtcgattgggtggttGGAGCCCCATGCCCCTGATTTCCTTAGTGACGATGAGACGGAGAACAGTTTCGCCGTGCTGGTTCCATGCTATGGCCGTGGCCGGAGGGAGCTGGTGGAGGTCAACAGCCCTAAGACTCAGTTTTTGGGTGCCATCGGGAACCTCCCCAATACTGCAAGCCATTTTTTAG AAAGCAAGAAGTATATAGAAGAGTGGCTTTCTTCTCTTCAGAACAACTGA